One segment of Fusarium falciforme chromosome 13, complete sequence DNA contains the following:
- a CDS encoding Magnesium transport protein CorA, transmembrane region, with protein sequence MSEQVGENYARQSHDENAQSSKVSQQPNTPFPEADSEGPLEDFSYLDYVSVIPDFAWFAQWLGHEPGPASVWEEILGYPTRVAIVDRINDQMNFHLDIDADNLSEALEGRKPTVSTRIIVLTYEHPWNFDRKFVESIGKWFRINPRFFYGNFVHGDRIHTITPPTFKRQFTTPWVDTLPSQNISFELRQSRHHERNCNTFSAMVLNPSNSNCPEDKKTVLVLIRDGLEPFPPRPNRRLTQNRWPDVQMPLPSELRELYPTVSLQDDTLSSRYLSRVRTMDLKSARSADANPIEYAIPFGHILAEEFGKELDSWFTRYANERYYGRSTYIMADSVDSMILSLQSWLDEIAFAKQNVLRLKSTAAVDGLADDIKYLEERGKSLLNDLRDTLDQHVGLLSIKASEKAISESHRVNRLTYAAFIFIPLSLITSVFGMNVSALGSGPAPIWLPFVISALTLVISVTYMWWASKTSASRAEWKYHALSTLWRVIELSFCFFLRSPVEIYTRVGLWVLGLVRHAGMSCQWPQNRLDSLEESMGGLIHMRVSVKSKVDSWFRSIQLLVPFLRPKPTRRRSVQTTSDDEGPSLVQRWRHNIDMQS encoded by the exons ATGTCAGAACAAGTCGGCGAAAACTACGCAAGACAGAGCCACGATGAAAATGCCCAATCCTCCAAAGTCTCCCAACAACCCAATACTCCATTTCCCGAGGCGGATAGTGAGGGACCCCTGGAGGATTTCTCGTACCTAGATTATGTTAGTGTTATCCCGGACTTTGCCTGGTTTGCCCAATGGCTGGGGCATGAGCCTGGACCCGCCAGCGTATGGGAGGAAATTCTTGGGTATCCCACGCGAGTCGCCATTGTGGACAGGATTAACGATCAAATGAACTTTCATCTGGATATTGATGCCGATAATCTCTCCGAGGCTTTGGAGGGGCGAAAGCCTACTGTTTCAACCCGAATTATCGTCCTCACTTACGAGCATCCTTGGAACTTTGACCGCAAGTTTGTTGAGAGCATTGGAAAATGGTTTCGAATCAACCCCCGGTTCTTCTACGGAAACTTTGTTCACGGTGATCGAATCCACACCATAACTCCTCCGACGTTCAAGCGACAATTTACAACACCATGGGTTGATACTTTGCCCTCGCAGAACATATCCTTCGAATTAAGACAATCTCGACATCATGAAAGAAATTGCAACACCTTTTCGGCCATGGTTCTCAACCCGAGCAACTCTAATTGCCCAGAAGATAAGAAGACAG ttttgGTCCTGATTCGCGACGGCCTCGAACCATTCCCCCCACGCCCCAACCGGCGACTTACACAAAACCGCTGGCCGGACGTCCAAATGCCGCTCCCGTCTGAGCTAAGGGAACTATACCCAACGGTGAGCCTCCAAGACGACACCCTGTCGTCTCGATATTTGTCTCGCGTAAGGACTATGGATCTCAAATCGGCAAGAAGTGCAGACGCAAACCCAATCGAATATGCCATTCCTTTTGGCCATATCCTGGCCGAAGAGTTTGGCAAAGAACTTGACTCTTGGTTCACTCGTTACGCTAATGAGAGATATTATGGGAGGAGTACGTACATTATGGCCGACTCTGTAGATTCGATGATTTTAAGTCTACAGAGCTGGCTAGATGAGATCGCATTTGCCAAACAGAACGTGTTACGGCTCAAATCAACCGCTGCTGTCGACGGATTGGCCGATGACATCAAGTACTTGGAGGAGAGGGGCAAGTCGTTGCTCAACGATTTACGAGACACTCTTGACCAGCACGTTGGTCTCCTCTCAATCAAAGCGAGCGAGAAGGCCATATCTGAGTCTCACCGAGTCAACCGGCTCACCTATGCGGcgttcatcttcatccctcTCAGTCTGATCACCTCGGTCTTCGGCATGAACGTTTCGGCACTCGGTTCTGGACCAGCTCCAATTTGGCTACCCTTCGTCATCTCCGCCCTAACCCTCGTCATTTCTGTCACTTATATGTGGTGGGCCTCGAAAACCTCTGCGTCAAGGGCAGAATGGAAGTACCATGCGCTAAGCACCCTGTGGCGAGTTATCGAGCTCTCCTTTTGTTTCTTCCTACGCTCACCAGTCGAAATCTACACGAGAGTTGGCCTCTGGGTTTTGGGTTTGGTAAGGCACGCGGGGATGTCGTGCCAATGGCCGCAAAACAGGCTCGACAGCCTCGAGGAAAGTATGGGAGGTCTGATACACATGCGAGTGAGCGTCAAGTCGAAAGTCGACTCTTGGTTTCGTAGCATTCAGCTTCTAGTGCCTTTCCTTCGTCCGAAACCTACGAGGAGGCGTAGTGTCCAAACGACATCTGACGATGAAGGTCCGAGCTTGGTACAAAGGTGGAGACATAATATAGATATGCAGTCATAG
- a CDS encoding CCHC-type domain-containing protein, translated as MEWQEEESSEGVQSNIRPRKRTTPKAADSMTDAIQGLKQLLEQDFNEKIEIMKTEFQLEFTKLSDRMTEEVARTTARMAQELSQVREQLTQVCSELECTRLQLDTVSEAHAARSPSQSYADAARMTPISITTQTPSTVRSATPEQVFCTVDTSRVPEDHIGDATPAVLRRTIEQEMRTSSDQPSWRCVAVTRDGRNTNRLRVIGRNEKELKKIKTIIEVKKAPGARVLRDQLYPVKVDNINRAAVLDQEGKVLPGAMEALGKENEVQIAKMAWLSRKHDARRLLQERYFLAAGESAYTSAFERRTGPIQCYNCQELGHKAFSCSKNRTARVVQQKLPETLSYPA; from the exons ATGGAAtggcaggaggaggagagcagTGAGGGGGTGCAGAGCAACATTCGACCCAGGAAAAGGACCACGCCTAAGGCGGCCGACAGTATGACCGACGCGATTCAGGGCCTGAAACAACTCCTGGAGCAAGACTTCAATGAGAAAATTGAAATCATGAAGACAGAGTTCCAGCTCGAGTTCACTAAGCTTAGCGACCGTATGACCGAGGAAGTCGCTAGGACCACGGCCCGGATGGCACAGGAATTGTCGCAGGTGCGAGAGCAGCTTACTCAGGTGTGCAGCGAGCTGGAGTGTACCCGACTGCAGCTGGATACCGTGAGCGAGGCTCATGCAGCACGATCGCCTAGTCAATCATATGCGGATGCTGCCAGGATGACGCCTATTAGTATTACCACTCAAACTCCATCCACGGTTCGATCGGCAACCCCGGAACAGGTGTTCTGCACGGTAGACACATCCAGGGTGCCCGAGGATCATATCGGAGACGCTACGCCGGCAGTGCTTCGCAGAACCATTGAACAGGAAATGCGAACGTCTAGCGACCAACCTAGTTGGCGATGTGTTGCAGTGACCAGAGATGGACGAAATACCAACCGCCTGAGGGTCATCGGTAGGAATGAGAAAGAActgaagaagatcaagaccattattgaggtcaagaaggctcCAGGTGCGAGAGTCCTCCGAGACCAACTGTACCCAGTCAAAGTTGACAACATCAACCGTGCGGCCGTCCTCGACCAGGAAGGCAAGGTCCTTCCAGGAGCAATGGAAGCTTTGGGCAAGGAGAATGAAGTCCAGATTGCCAAGATGGCCTGGTTGAGTCGAAAACA CGATGCCAGGAGACTCCTACAGGAACGCTACTTCCTTGCAGCGGGTGAATCGGCATATACCAGCGCGTTTGAGCGGAGAACCGGACCGATACAATGCTACAACTGCCAGGAGCTTGGCCACAAGGCCTTCTCGTGCAGCAAGAATCGG ACCGCACGAGTCGTTCAGCAGAAGCTGCCCGAAACTCTATCCTACCCGGCATGA
- a CDS encoding BHLH domain-containing protein, with amino-acid sequence MSGIDYDVDLGFLYWDQEENQFQLPLAATLTLDQAALLGDIHNFPPKAHTPSSPGVLINDAWSAIESPISEASTRDVNTALGTPLLLPNDVSDFSYTADIPYPHIDGNDQSLETLHQSNTPWTDAETNSVTSSTPGRPSPPQSPTSNSLDGDNSSSKTRPDVKLRSASRKPKTPTRRKPPVPDKLLHERECHNRVEKQYRTRLKLHFENLLAVLQASRAKDAGPDEDGSAIPDHCFSRGEVLDAARQRILALEKENKQLAMGNDQLLKNMAAMQQSLRTDRAK; translated from the exons ATGAGTGGCATCGATTATGATGTTGATCTTGGGTTCCTGTATTGGGACCAAGAAGAAAATCAATTTCAG TTACCCCTTGCGGCTACTCTTACTCTAGATCAAGCTGCCCTCCTGGGAGACATTCATAATTTCCCACCAAAAGCTCACACGCCTTCATCCCCAGGCGTCCTCATTAATGATGCCTGGAGTGCGATTGAATCGCCGATATCCGAGGCCTCCACCCGCGATGTTAATACGGCGCTCGGAACTCCTCTTCTCCTACCAAATGACGTTTCCGACTTTTCGTACACGGCAGACATTCCCTATCCCCATATCGACGGCAATGATCAGTCCCTCGAAACCCTGCACCAAAGCAACACTCCTTGGACAGATGCCGAGACTAACAGCGTGACATCTTCCACGCCCGGGAGACCTTCACCGCCTCAATCTCCAACCAGCAACAGCCTTGATGgtgacaacagcagcagcaaaacTCGGCCTGATGTCAAGCTTCGTTCGGCGTCCCGCAAGCCCAAGACCCCGACGCGCAGGAAGCCACCTGTCCCAGACAAACTTTTGCACGAACGAGAGTGCCACAACAGGGTCGAGAAGCAGTATCGAACACGGCTCAAGCTACATTTTGAGAACCTGCTTGCTGTGCTACAAGCGTCGCGTGCCAAGGATGCCGGCCCCGACGAGGATGGTTCGGCTATCCCGGACCATTGCTTCAGCAGAGGCGAGGTACTGGATGCCGCAAGGCAGCGTATCTTGGCTTTGGAGAAGGAAAACAAGCAGCTTGCGATGGGGAACGACCAGCTACTGAAGAACATGGCAGCGATGCAGCAAAGCTTGCGTACGGACAGAGCAAAGTGA